One genomic window of Medicago truncatula cultivar Jemalong A17 chromosome 1, MtrunA17r5.0-ANR, whole genome shotgun sequence includes the following:
- the LOC25484309 gene encoding transcriptional regulator SUPERMAN, with translation MEGNYYLNRNTRDHDHHHHNLGFEEHSWGTSWPARNYSCSFCKREFRSAQALGGHMNVHRRDRARLRSSLISSWVNSDQCPNNNKPNPTPSSTTPCSSPLYLSLSSPPSPSLPHTIHDDKKPRLTPSLSLPLLNPQRSEIMMSKSIKSYEEVKKHNVLMNNEQNITLELGIGLFKHQEEKLDLELHL, from the coding sequence ATGGAAGGAAATTACTACCTGAACAGAAACACAAGAGatcatgatcatcatcatcataactTGGGATTTGAGGAGCATTCATGGGGAACATCATGGCCAGCAAGAAACTATTCTTGTAGTTTTTGCAAAAGAGAGTTTAGGTCAGCTCAAGCTTTAGGTGGACATATGAATGTCCATAGAAGAGATAGGGCAAGATtaagatcatcattaatatcttcTTGGGTTAATTCTGATCAATgccctaataataataaaccaaACCCTACCCCTAGCTCAACTACTCCTTGTTCTTCTCCACTTTATCTCTCTTTATCTTCTCCACCTTCACCTTCCTTACCTCATACTATCCATGATGATAAGAAACCAAGATTAACACCTTCTCTATCTCTTCCTCTTTTAAATCCTCAAAGAAGTGAAATCATGATGAGTAAGAGCATCAAGAGCTATGAAGAGGTGAAGAAACACaatgttttgatgaataatGAGCAAAACATTACATTGGAGTTAGGAATAGGGTTGTTTAAACACCAAGAGGAAAAGTTAGATTTGGAGCTTCATCTCTAG